A region of the Vibrio rumoiensis genome:
ATTAGAAAGACCAACGTAGCCTGTACCAGCTATAGCAATTTTCATTTTACACTCAAACTATTTTTTCAAAATACCAACAACTTCGTTATTTTCTTTTACTAACAAAGATGTGATTCCCTTATTTTCCATCACTTCATAAGCTTCTTGTATATTAAGTTCAGGGGATATTGAAGCTGGATTAATTGAAGCGATATCTTTTGCTACTAAATCGAAGGCATCTCGGCCTTTTGACTCCATAGCTCTTCTCAAGTCGCCATCAGTGATAATAGCTAAGGCTTCACTATTTAAGTTAACTAGCGTTAGTCCCAAATGACTTGATGATATTTTATGAATAATAGAAGTAAAGTCAGCATCCGAAGGAACACTGGGAAGATTGTCAGAAAACATTTCATCTCGTACTTTCGACAGTAATCGACGGCCTAAACTCCCCCCAGGATGAAAACGTGCAAAGTTCTCAGGTTTAAAACCGCGAACATCCATTAAAGCGACTGTTAATGCATCACCCATGACAAGAGTTGCTGTAGTTGAAGATGTTGGTGCTAACTGCAGAGGGCAAGCTTCTTTAGGTACAGCAATATCTAGATGACAGTGTGAGTTTGAAGCAAGTGTAGAGTTTTCTTTACCAGTGATCGCAATAACGAAGTTATCATTATCACGTAAGAAAGGTAATAGCTTTAACACTTCATCAGTTTCACCTGAGTTCGATATAGCAATGAACACATCTTCAGGCTTCACCATTCCAAGATCACCATGAAATGCCTCACCGGGATGCATAAAGAAACTTGGTGTACCAGTACTCGCAAAAGATGCT
Encoded here:
- a CDS encoding KpsF/GutQ family sugar-phosphate isomerase — protein: MASSIDIAREVIQTEIEGLDYMAKRLGSEFEVAINAIINTKGRTIICGMGKSGIIGKKIAASFASTGTPSFFMHPGEAFHGDLGMVKPEDVFIAISNSGETDEVLKLLPFLRDNDNFVIAITGKENSTLASNSHCHLDIAVPKEACPLQLAPTSSTTATLVMGDALTVALMDVRGFKPENFARFHPGGSLGRRLLSKVRDEMFSDNLPSVPSDADFTSIIHKISSSHLGLTLVNLNSEALAIITDGDLRRAMESKGRDAFDLVAKDIASINPASISPELNIQEAYEVMENKGITSLLVKENNEVVGILKK